In the genome of Xyrauchen texanus isolate HMW12.3.18 chromosome 33, RBS_HiC_50CHRs, whole genome shotgun sequence, one region contains:
- the LOC127626556 gene encoding LLGL scribble cell polarity complex component 2-like isoform X2, protein MKRFRRHGNESQKDKHKQDLYQFNKTVEHGFPHQPSALGFSPSLELLAIGTRSGAIKLYGTPGVEFMGLHDENAAVTQVHFLPNQVEFVTLLDDNSLHMWTLRAHSGVSELHEIGHFTLTGPPGAPPSITRVTAVLAHSSGELLLLGTEGGHVFVVEVPGFRELEENNIGVEDVQSKVPEEYVGRRNLECVEALQENPLNPRQVLIGYSRGLMVLWDLERRRPIQQFLGTQQLESVCWMEDGGNILSSHSDGSYCHWTVTGEDPQTEPEKQEMPYGTFPCKAISKIIQLSTRQGPPFLIFSGGMPRASYGDRHCISVIHSKTHEALDFTSRIIDFFVICEGEEHNGDPSALVVLVEEELVVVDLQTEGWPVIQTPYLVPLHCSAITCSHHVSSIPLKLWERVQVAGALQNTHYSKKPWPINGGQNLGPDPPQRDLLLTGHEDGTVRFWDASGVCLYPMYKLSTAGVFHTDADPNDNMNQGSEGEWPPFRKVGCFDPYSDDPRLGIQKIHLCKYNGYLTVAGTAGQILVLELNDEAAEQMVEATVVDLLQGQEGFRWKGQARLDVREEPVLFPPGFQPFALVQCQPPAVVTAIALHSEWKLVTFGTSHGFGLYDYQQRKNIMVKCTLNPSDQMAMEGPLSRVKSIKKSLRQSFRRIRRSRVSMRKHHTNNAAKLQEINARLEAEALQEMELAPVQRKIEARSSDDSFTGLVRTLYFADTFVSDSSHSTPSLWAGTNGGAVFAYVIRVPTVERRMEDAVMAHPAKEIQLMHRAPVVGLVVLDGKGAPLPEPLEVAHDLARSPEMHGSHHLLVVSEEQFKLFTLPKVSSKSKLKLTAVDGSRVRRVGVAWFGSRTDEQLESSLVMLTNQGELHAISLPSIKMLVHHPCIRREDVSGIASCVFTKYGQGFYLISPSEFERFSLSTRWVVEPRCLVEAPLQLRSKSPSSPIHRDQPDGLSTEHRNFKRESEGYGVLQEIQKSLEGDPMPFLENNLKTKPKSGNVLSNGD, encoded by the exons ATGAAGAGGTTCCGGCGTCATGGGAATGAGTCTCAGAAGGACAAACACAAACAGGATCTCTATCAGTTTAACAAG ACTGTAGAACATGGCTTCCCCCATCAGCCCAGTGCTTTGGGATTCAGCCCCAGCCTGGAGCTCCTGGCTATCGGTACCAGATCAGGAGCCATCAAACT GTATGGAACTCCAGGTGTGGAGTTTATGGGCCTTCATGATGAGAATGCAGCAGTTACACAGGTGCACTTCCTGCCAAATCAG GTGGAGTTTGTGACTTTGCTGGATGACAACAGTCTGCACATGTGGACACTTCGGGCCCATAGCGGCGTGTCTGAGCTGCATGAGATAGGACATTTTACTCTCACTGGTCCACCTGG TGCCCCTCCCAGCATAACGCGGGTCACAGCCGTCTTGGCGCACTCCTCGGgtgagctgctgctgctgggcACAGAGGGAGGGCATGTGTTTGTGGTGGAGGTGCCAGGCTTCAGAGAGCTGGAAGAGAACAACATCGGCGTGGAGGACGTACAGAGCAA AGTTCCAGAGGAGTACGTTGGCCGCAGGAATCTGGAGTGTGTGGAGGCCCTGCAGGAGAACCCGCTAAACCCACGGCAGGTGCTGATTGGCTATAGTCGAGGCCTCATGGTTCTGTGGGATCTGGAACGCCGGCGTCCTATCCAACAATTCCTGGGCACACAG CAACTGGAGAGTGTTTGTTGGATGGAGGATGGAGGGAACATTCTCAGTTCCCATAGTGACGGCAGCTACTGCCACTGGACAGTGACCGGGGAGGATCCTCAAACAGAGCCTGAGAAACAAGAGATGCCGTATG GCACCTTCCCCTGTAAGGCCATATCCAAAATTATACAGCTGTCGACAAGACAAGG TCCCCCATTCCTCATCTTCAGCGGAGGAATGCCAAGGGCCAGTTACGGGGACAGACATTGCATCTCCGTCATCCACAGCAAAACCCACGAGGCACTAGACTTCACCTCACGCATTATCGACTTCTTCGTCATTTGCGAGGGAGAGGAACACAATG GTGACCCCAGCGCGCTTGTGGTTTTGGTGGAGGAGGAGCTGGTGGTGGTGGATCTGCAGACTGAAGGTTGGCCCGTCATCCAGACTCCCTACTTGGTGCCGTTACACTGTTCAGCTATCACATGCTCTCACCATGTCTCCTCTATCCCACTCAAACTGTGGGAGAGAGTGCAGGTGGCCGGAGCCCTGCAAAACACACACTACTCTAAGAAG CCTTGGCCTATAAATGGAGGGCAGAATCTTGGTCCAGACCCTCCCCAGAGAGACCTGCTGCTGACAGG GCATGAAGATGGCACAGTGCGTTTCTGGGATGCCTCAGGGGTCTGTCTTTACCCCATGTACAAGCTCAGCACAGCTGGAGTCTTCCACACTGATGCTGATCCAAACGATAACATGAACCAGGGCAGTGAGGGAGAGTGGCCTCCATTCCGCAAG GTTGGCTGCTTTGACCCATATAGTGACGACCCTCGACTCGGTATTCAGAAGATCCACTTGTGTAAATACAACGGATATCTGACAGTGGCTGGAACAGCAGGACAA ATTCTAGTTTTGGAACTGAACGATGAGGCTGCTGAGCAGATGGTTGAAGCTACAGTGGTGGACCTGCTGCAGGGTCAGGAGGGTTTTCGTTGGAAGGGTCAAGCACGTCTAGACGTGCGGGAAGAGCCAGTGCTTTTCCCTCCAGGCTTCCAGCCCTTTGCCCTGGTGCAGTGCCAGCCGCCCGCTGTGGTCACGGCAATCGCTCTGCACTCAGAGTGGAAACTGGTGACTTTTGGTACCAGCCATGGATTTGGTCTCTACGACTACCAACAGAGGAAAAACATTATGGTGAA GTGCACCCTAAACCCCAGTGACCAGATGGCCATGGAGGGGCCGCTATCTCGTGTCAAGTCCATAAAAAAATCCCTGCGACAGTCCTTCCGCAGGATTCGTCGCAGTCGGGTCTCCATGCGGAAACACCACACTAACAATGCAGCCAAG CTGCAAGAGATCAATGCGAGGCTGGAGGCCGAGGCTCTGCAAGAGATGGAACTGGCTCCCGTACAGAGAAAGATTGAAGCCCGTTCCTCTGACGACTCCTTCACAGGCCTCGTCAGAACATTGTACTTTGCGGACACGTTCGTCAGTGATA GTTCTCACAGTACGCCCTCACTGTGGGCAGGGACCAATGGCGGAGCCGTTTTTGCATACGTGATCCGGGTCCCCACAGTGGAACGGAGGATGGAGGATGCTGTGATGGCTCATCCAG CTAAAGAAATACAGCTGATGCATCGTGCTCCAGTCGTTGGTTTAGTGGTTTTGGATGGGAAGGGTGCCCCTCTTCCTGAACCCCTGGAGGTGGCCCATGATCTGGCTCGCAGTCCTGAAATGCATGGTTCCCACCATTTATTGGTTGTGTCAGAGGAGCAGTTTAAG CTTTTTACACTGCCTAAAGTGAGCAGTAAGTCAAAGCTGAAGCTGACAGCAGTCGATGGCTCTCGTGTGCGCCGGGTGGGTGTGGCTTGGTTTGGAAGTCGGACTGATGAGCAGTTGGAGAGCAGTCTGGTGATGCTGACCAATCAGGGTGAGCTACACGCCATCTCTCTGCCCTCAATCAAAATGCTGGTGCACCATCCTTGCATACGTAGAGAGGACGTCAGTGGAATTGCATCCTGTGTCTTCACCAAATATGGACAAG GTTTCTACCTGATCTCTCCATCTGAGTTTGAGCGGTTCTCACTCTCTACCCGCTGGGTAGTGGAACCACGCTGTCTGGTTGAGGCTCCACTTCAACTGAGGTCCAAGAGCCCATCAAGTCCCATCCACAGGGACCAACCAGACGGATTGTCCACAGAACACAG GAATTTCAAAAGAGAGAGTGAAGGATATG GAGTGCTTCAGGAGATCCAAAAGTCCCTAGAAGGAGATCCAAt gcCGTTCCTAGAGAACAATCTGAAGACTAAGCCAAAATCAGGCAATGTGCTGAGCAATGGAG
- the LOC127626556 gene encoding LLGL scribble cell polarity complex component 2-like isoform X1: MKRFRRHGNESQKDKHKQDLYQFNKTVEHGFPHQPSALGFSPSLELLAIGTRSGAIKLYGTPGVEFMGLHDENAAVTQVHFLPNQVEFVTLLDDNSLHMWTLRAHSGVSELHEIGHFTLTGPPGAPPSITRVTAVLAHSSGELLLLGTEGGHVFVVEVPGFRELEENNIGVEDVQSKVPEEYVGRRNLECVEALQENPLNPRQVLIGYSRGLMVLWDLERRRPIQQFLGTQQLESVCWMEDGGNILSSHSDGSYCHWTVTGEDPQTEPEKQEMPYGTFPCKAISKIIQLSTRQGPPFLIFSGGMPRASYGDRHCISVIHSKTHEALDFTSRIIDFFVICEGEEHNGDPSALVVLVEEELVVVDLQTEGWPVIQTPYLVPLHCSAITCSHHVSSIPLKLWERVQVAGALQNTHYSKKPWPINGGQNLGPDPPQRDLLLTGHEDGTVRFWDASGVCLYPMYKLSTAGVFHTDADPNDNMNQGSEGEWPPFRKVGCFDPYSDDPRLGIQKIHLCKYNGYLTVAGTAGQILVLELNDEAAEQMVEATVVDLLQGQEGFRWKGQARLDVREEPVLFPPGFQPFALVQCQPPAVVTAIALHSEWKLVTFGTSHGFGLYDYQQRKNIMVKCTLNPSDQMAMEGPLSRVKSIKKSLRQSFRRIRRSRVSMRKHHTNNAAKLQEINARLEAEALQEMELAPVQRKIEARSSDDSFTGLVRTLYFADTFVSDSSHSTPSLWAGTNGGAVFAYVIRVPTVERRMEDAVMAHPAKEIQLMHRAPVVGLVVLDGKGAPLPEPLEVAHDLARSPEMHGSHHLLVVSEEQFKLFTLPKVSSKSKLKLTAVDGSRVRRVGVAWFGSRTDEQLESSLVMLTNQGELHAISLPSIKMLVHHPCIRREDVSGIASCVFTKYGQGFYLISPSEFERFSLSTRWVVEPRCLVEAPLQLRSKSPSSPIHRDQPDGLSTEHRNFKRESEGYDNSARQVMEHALLNDERVLQEIQKSLEGDPMPFLENNLKTKPKSGNVLSNGD; encoded by the exons ATGAAGAGGTTCCGGCGTCATGGGAATGAGTCTCAGAAGGACAAACACAAACAGGATCTCTATCAGTTTAACAAG ACTGTAGAACATGGCTTCCCCCATCAGCCCAGTGCTTTGGGATTCAGCCCCAGCCTGGAGCTCCTGGCTATCGGTACCAGATCAGGAGCCATCAAACT GTATGGAACTCCAGGTGTGGAGTTTATGGGCCTTCATGATGAGAATGCAGCAGTTACACAGGTGCACTTCCTGCCAAATCAG GTGGAGTTTGTGACTTTGCTGGATGACAACAGTCTGCACATGTGGACACTTCGGGCCCATAGCGGCGTGTCTGAGCTGCATGAGATAGGACATTTTACTCTCACTGGTCCACCTGG TGCCCCTCCCAGCATAACGCGGGTCACAGCCGTCTTGGCGCACTCCTCGGgtgagctgctgctgctgggcACAGAGGGAGGGCATGTGTTTGTGGTGGAGGTGCCAGGCTTCAGAGAGCTGGAAGAGAACAACATCGGCGTGGAGGACGTACAGAGCAA AGTTCCAGAGGAGTACGTTGGCCGCAGGAATCTGGAGTGTGTGGAGGCCCTGCAGGAGAACCCGCTAAACCCACGGCAGGTGCTGATTGGCTATAGTCGAGGCCTCATGGTTCTGTGGGATCTGGAACGCCGGCGTCCTATCCAACAATTCCTGGGCACACAG CAACTGGAGAGTGTTTGTTGGATGGAGGATGGAGGGAACATTCTCAGTTCCCATAGTGACGGCAGCTACTGCCACTGGACAGTGACCGGGGAGGATCCTCAAACAGAGCCTGAGAAACAAGAGATGCCGTATG GCACCTTCCCCTGTAAGGCCATATCCAAAATTATACAGCTGTCGACAAGACAAGG TCCCCCATTCCTCATCTTCAGCGGAGGAATGCCAAGGGCCAGTTACGGGGACAGACATTGCATCTCCGTCATCCACAGCAAAACCCACGAGGCACTAGACTTCACCTCACGCATTATCGACTTCTTCGTCATTTGCGAGGGAGAGGAACACAATG GTGACCCCAGCGCGCTTGTGGTTTTGGTGGAGGAGGAGCTGGTGGTGGTGGATCTGCAGACTGAAGGTTGGCCCGTCATCCAGACTCCCTACTTGGTGCCGTTACACTGTTCAGCTATCACATGCTCTCACCATGTCTCCTCTATCCCACTCAAACTGTGGGAGAGAGTGCAGGTGGCCGGAGCCCTGCAAAACACACACTACTCTAAGAAG CCTTGGCCTATAAATGGAGGGCAGAATCTTGGTCCAGACCCTCCCCAGAGAGACCTGCTGCTGACAGG GCATGAAGATGGCACAGTGCGTTTCTGGGATGCCTCAGGGGTCTGTCTTTACCCCATGTACAAGCTCAGCACAGCTGGAGTCTTCCACACTGATGCTGATCCAAACGATAACATGAACCAGGGCAGTGAGGGAGAGTGGCCTCCATTCCGCAAG GTTGGCTGCTTTGACCCATATAGTGACGACCCTCGACTCGGTATTCAGAAGATCCACTTGTGTAAATACAACGGATATCTGACAGTGGCTGGAACAGCAGGACAA ATTCTAGTTTTGGAACTGAACGATGAGGCTGCTGAGCAGATGGTTGAAGCTACAGTGGTGGACCTGCTGCAGGGTCAGGAGGGTTTTCGTTGGAAGGGTCAAGCACGTCTAGACGTGCGGGAAGAGCCAGTGCTTTTCCCTCCAGGCTTCCAGCCCTTTGCCCTGGTGCAGTGCCAGCCGCCCGCTGTGGTCACGGCAATCGCTCTGCACTCAGAGTGGAAACTGGTGACTTTTGGTACCAGCCATGGATTTGGTCTCTACGACTACCAACAGAGGAAAAACATTATGGTGAA GTGCACCCTAAACCCCAGTGACCAGATGGCCATGGAGGGGCCGCTATCTCGTGTCAAGTCCATAAAAAAATCCCTGCGACAGTCCTTCCGCAGGATTCGTCGCAGTCGGGTCTCCATGCGGAAACACCACACTAACAATGCAGCCAAG CTGCAAGAGATCAATGCGAGGCTGGAGGCCGAGGCTCTGCAAGAGATGGAACTGGCTCCCGTACAGAGAAAGATTGAAGCCCGTTCCTCTGACGACTCCTTCACAGGCCTCGTCAGAACATTGTACTTTGCGGACACGTTCGTCAGTGATA GTTCTCACAGTACGCCCTCACTGTGGGCAGGGACCAATGGCGGAGCCGTTTTTGCATACGTGATCCGGGTCCCCACAGTGGAACGGAGGATGGAGGATGCTGTGATGGCTCATCCAG CTAAAGAAATACAGCTGATGCATCGTGCTCCAGTCGTTGGTTTAGTGGTTTTGGATGGGAAGGGTGCCCCTCTTCCTGAACCCCTGGAGGTGGCCCATGATCTGGCTCGCAGTCCTGAAATGCATGGTTCCCACCATTTATTGGTTGTGTCAGAGGAGCAGTTTAAG CTTTTTACACTGCCTAAAGTGAGCAGTAAGTCAAAGCTGAAGCTGACAGCAGTCGATGGCTCTCGTGTGCGCCGGGTGGGTGTGGCTTGGTTTGGAAGTCGGACTGATGAGCAGTTGGAGAGCAGTCTGGTGATGCTGACCAATCAGGGTGAGCTACACGCCATCTCTCTGCCCTCAATCAAAATGCTGGTGCACCATCCTTGCATACGTAGAGAGGACGTCAGTGGAATTGCATCCTGTGTCTTCACCAAATATGGACAAG GTTTCTACCTGATCTCTCCATCTGAGTTTGAGCGGTTCTCACTCTCTACCCGCTGGGTAGTGGAACCACGCTGTCTGGTTGAGGCTCCACTTCAACTGAGGTCCAAGAGCCCATCAAGTCCCATCCACAGGGACCAACCAGACGGATTGTCCACAGAACACAG GAATTTCAAAAGAGAGAGTGAAGGATATG ACAATTCTGCTAGACAAGTAATGGAGCATGCTTTGCTCAACGATGAGA GAGTGCTTCAGGAGATCCAAAAGTCCCTAGAAGGAGATCCAAt gcCGTTCCTAGAGAACAATCTGAAGACTAAGCCAAAATCAGGCAATGTGCTGAGCAATGGAG